In Sesamum indicum cultivar Zhongzhi No. 13 unplaced genomic scaffold, S_indicum_v1.0 scaffold00057, whole genome shotgun sequence, one DNA window encodes the following:
- the LOC105178759 gene encoding TBC1 domain family member 2B: protein MYGGSGIQSKRDLEIEYQAQIPILRPSIHARRANMTVKFQDLYGFTVEGNVDDVNVLNEVREKVRQQGRVWWALEASKGANWYLDAHVSSTLKSSLKFSTLTNAITLKRLIRKGIPPNLRPKVWFTLSGAAKKKSTVPDSYYNDLTSAVEDKVTSATKQIDHDLPRTFPGHPWLDTPEGHAALRRVLVGYSFRDSDVGYCQGLNYVAALLLLVMKTEEEAFWMLAVLLENVLVNDCYTNNLSGCHVEQRVFKDLLTKKCPRIAAHLEALEFDVSLVCTEWFLCLFSKSLPSETTLRVWDVLFYEGAQVLFNVALAIFKMNERQLLTTHHVGDVINVIQRSTHHLFDPDELLTVAFDKIGLMTTTNISKQRKKQEPAVMAELDQRIRRLNSVNESEK, encoded by the exons ATGTATGGAGGCAGTGGGATTCAGAGCAAGAGAGACCTGGAAATAGAGTACCAGGCCCAGATACCCATATTGAGGCCAAGCATCCATGCAAGAAGGGCGAATATGACTGTGAAATTTCAAGATCTGTATGGTTTCACAGTTGAAGGAAATGTTGATGATGTGAATGTTCTGAATGAGGTGAGAGAGAAGGTTAGGCAACAAGGGAGAGTTTGGTGGGCTTTGGAGGCCAGTAAAGGTGCCAATTGGTATTTGGATGCACATGTTTCCTCCACCCTTAAATCTTCCCTCAAATTTTCTACTTTGACCAATGCCATCACTCTCAAGAGGCTTATCAGGAAGGGAATCCCACCAAATTTGAGGCCCAAAGTATGGTTTACCTTATCCGGTGCCGCCAAGAAGAAATCCACCGTCCCTGATAGCTATTACAATGATTTGACCAGTGCTGTTGAGGACAAAGTTACCTCTGCAACCAAGCAGATTGATCAT GACCTCCCTCGAACTTTCCCCGGTCACCCGTGGTTGGACACTCCAGAGGGGCATGCTGCTCTAAGGCGTGTTCTTGTTGGATATTCTTTCCGAGATTCTGATGTTGGTTATTGCCAG GGTTTAAATTATGTTGCAGCTTTATTGTTGCTTGTGATGAAAACTGAAGAAGAGGCTTTCTGGATGCTTGCTGTTCTCCTAGAAAATGTGTTAGTTAATGATTGCTACACGAACAACTTGTCTGGATGCCATGTCGAACAGCGAGTGTTTAAAGATCTTCTGACCAAAAAGTGCCCCAG GATCGCTGCTCATCTGGAAGCTTTAGAGTTTGATGTTTCTCTTGTCTGCACAGAGTggtttttatgtttattttctaaaagctTGCCATCAGAG ACAACACTGCGTGTATGGGACGTTCTCTTCTACGAAGGAGCACAGGTTTTATTTAATGTAGCCTTAGCAATTTTTAAG ATGAATGAAAGGCAGTTGCTTACGACACATCACGTAGGTGATGTGATTAATGTTATACAAAGAAGTACTCATCACCTGTTCGATCCTGATGAATTATTAACC GTTGCTTTTGACAAGATAGGGCTTATGACGACCACAAATATATCAAAGCAACGGAAAAAGCAGGAGCCAGCAGTGATGGCAGAGCTTGATCAGAGAATAAGACGACTAAATTCTGTAAATGAGAGTGAGAAATAG
- the LOC105178760 gene encoding pentatricopeptide repeat-containing protein At3g57430, chloroplastic encodes MVFLEDPTSHFCIQHLKLSLCWFFSNYKRSLTIFLSLPFAYYSQVIVFFIAYSIMSLSPWTCSLLSPPSLSLSNSPQTQTPPPLLPDPTRSKRSWVESLRSLTRSNSFPQAITTFIQMQVSGVLPDNFAFPAVLKAATALQDLPLGKQIHASVVKLGYDSLSVTVANTLLHMYGRCGDDVCQVFKVFDRIPQRDQVSWNSLINALCKFEEWELALESFRLMGLEGIDPSSFTLVSVALACSNLNKHDGLRLGKQVHGYTLRINEQKTFTNNSLMAMYAKLGRIDDAKIVFERFAQRDMVSWNTVISAFSQNDRFYEALEYFSCMKDQGFQPDGVTFSSVLPACSHMELLDLGKEIHAYVIRNDDFVWNSFVASALVDMYCNCKQVISGRRVFDGSQDRRLGLWNAMLAGYAQNGFYTEAVMLFMKLVAVPDLFPNPTTMASVLPACVHCEAFADKEAMHGYVLKLGLGRDRYVQNALMDLYSRIGRIENSKYIFDNMASKDIVSWNTMITGYVVCGYHEDALILLHEMQITGGTSEENDDFDNNFKVSFKPNSVTLMTILPACAALAALTKGKEIHAYAIRNALESDVAVGSALVDMYAKCGCLDMARGVFESMRNRNVITWNVIIMAYGMHGEGEEALALFKRMVAERTRGGEVMPNGVTFIAVFAACSHSGMVDEGQQLFQSMKESYGVEPNADHYACVVDLLGRAGRLDEAFEIINSMPTGLDKVGAWSSLLGACRIYQNVQLGEISALKLLEFEPTVASHYVLLSNIYSSVGLWEKANEVRKNMKEMGVRKEPGCSWIECGDEVHKFLAGDTSHPQSEQLYEFLSDLFTRMKKEGYVPDTSCVLHNVDEQEKENLLCGHSERLAIAFGLLNTPPGTTIRVAKNLRVCNDCHSATKFISKIVDREIVVRDVRRFHHFKDGACSCGDYW; translated from the coding sequence ATGGTGTTTTTGGAAGACCCCACATCCCACTTTTGTATTCAACATTTGAAGCTTTCTTTGTGTTGGTTTTTCTCTAATTACAAGAGAAGCCTCACCATTTTCCTCTCACTTCCATTCGCTTACTACTCCCAAGTGATTGTATTCTTCATCGCCTACTCCATCATGTCCCTGTCCCCCTGGACATGctctcttctttctcctccctcactttctctctctaattcCCCCCAAACCCAGACTCCCCCACCACTCCTTCCCGACCCCACTCGCTCCAAGCGCTCATGGGTCGAATCCCTTCGCTCCCTCACCCGCTCTAACTCCTTTCCACAAGCCATTACCACTTTCATTCAGATGCAGGTCTCCGGCGTCCTACCCGATAATTTCGCTTTCCCCGCAGTCTTGAAGGCCGCCACTGCCCTTCAAGACTTGCCTTTAGGAAAACAGATTCATGCCTCTGTTGTTAAGCTCGGCTATGATTCTCTCTCCGTCACTGTTGCCAATACACTTTTGCATATGTATGGTCGATGTGGGGATGATGTCTGCCAAGTTTTTAAGGTATTCGATAGAATTCCCCAGAGGGACCAAGTTTCTTGGAACTCCTTGATAAATGCTTTATGTAAATTCGAGGAATGGGAGTTAGCTTTAGAATCTTTTCGCTTAATGGGATTGGAGGGCATCGACCCTAGTTCTTTTACTTTGGTAAGTGTAGCTCTTGCCTGCAGTAACTTGAATAAGCACGATGGATTAAGGCTGGGAAAGCAGGTTCATGGGTATACTCTGAGAATCAATGAACAAAAGACCTTTACAAACAATTCTTTGATGGCAATGTATGCAAAACTAGGGAGAATTGATGACGCTAAGATTGTGTTCGAGAGGTTTGCTCAACGTGACATGGTTTCTTGGAACACAGTTATTAGTGCATTTTCCCAAAATGATAGGTTCTATGAAGCATTGGAGTACTTCAGTTGTATGAAAGACCAAGGATTTCAGCCTGATGGTGTCACATTTTCAAGTGTGCTTCCTGCATGTTCCCATATGGAGTTGTTGGATCTTGGAAAAGAAATCCATGCTTATGTGATCAGGAATGATGATTTTGTGTGGAACTCCTTTGTGGCCAGTGCTTTGGTAGACATGTATTGCAACTGTAAACAAGTCATAAGTGGGCGTAGAGTTTTTGATGGTTCACAAGATCGGAGGCTTGGACTCTGGAACGCCATGCTTGCTGGTTATGCCCAGAATGGGTTTTATACAGAGGCAGTGATGTTATTTATGAAACTGGTTGCTGTCCCGGATCTTTTCCCGAACCCAACCACAATGGCTAGCGTTCTGCCAGCTTGTGTCCATTGTGAAGCTTTTGCAGATAAAGAGGCTATGCATGGGTATGTTTTGAAGTTGGGTCTTGGAAGGGACAGATATGTGCAAAATGCATTAATGGACTTGTACTCTAGGATAGGACGGATAGAAAACTCAAAGTATATATTTGACAATATGGCGAGTAAGGATATTGTGTCTTGGAACACGATGATAACTGGTTACGTGGTTTGTGGTTACCATGAAGACGCCCTAATTTTGCTGCATGAAATGCAAATAACTGGAGGGACAAGTGAAGAGAATGATGACtttgataataatttcaagGTCTCATTTAAACCTAATTCAGTAACACTCATGACCATCCTTCCTGCTTGTGCTGCTCTAGCAGCTCtaacaaaaggaaaagagattCATGCTTATGCCATTAGGAATGCACTAGAATCCGATGTGGCAGTTGGAAGTGCATTGGTTGATATGTATGCCAAGTGTGGTTGCTTAGATATGGCTAGAGGAGTTTTTGAGAGCATGCGTAACAGAAATGTAATAACATGGAATGTTATCATTATGGCTTACGGGATGCAtggagaaggagaagaggCCTTGGCACTTTTTAAGAGGATGGTGGCTGAAAGGACCAGAGGTGGAGAAGTGATGCCAAATGGGGTTACATTTATTGCAGTTTTTGCAGCATGCAGTCACTCTGGGATGGTTGACGAAGGCCAACAGTTGTTCCAGAGTATGAAAGAGAGCTACGGAGTTGAGCCTAATGCTGATCATTACGCTTGTGTAGTCGACTTGCTTGGTCGAGCAGGTCGGCTGGATGAAGCATTTGAAATCATCAACTCCATGCCTACTGGACTCGACAAGGTAGGGGCATGGAGTAGTTTGCTCGGTGCTTGTAGGATCTACCAAAATGTGCAGCTAGGGGAAATTTCAGCCCTTAAACTGCTAGAGTTTGAACCAACCGTTGCTAGCCATTATGTTTTACTTTCTAATATCTATTCTTCGGTTGGGCTTTGGGAAAAAGCTAATGAAGTTCGGAAAAACATGAAGGAAATGGGGGTAAGGAAAGAACCCGGATGCAGTTGGATTGAATGTGGTGATGAGGTTCATAAGTTCTTGGCTGGAGACACGTCACACCCCCAAAGCGAGCAGCTGTACGAGTTTCTCAGCGATTTATTTACCAGAATGAAGAAGGAAGGGTATGTGCCGGACACATCTTGCGTTCTTCACAATGTTGATGagcaagaaaaggaaaacttaTTGTGCGGACACAGTGAAAGATTGGCAATTGCTTTTGGTCTCCTTAATACCCCTCCTGGGACAACTATTCGGGTGGCCAAGAATCTGAGAGTTTGCAACGACTGTCATTCTGCTACAAAATTTATCTCTAAGATTGTAGATAGGGAGATTGTAGTGAGGGATGTGAGGAGATTCCATCATTTCAAAGATGGAGCTTGCTCTTGTGGGGATTACTGGTGA